In a genomic window of Myxococcales bacterium:
- a CDS encoding insulinase family protein, which produces MTRAAVIAAVLLGACCPTPPRATGPVVTAPPPPPPPDDPGPPAPPPLAWDAAGIDWTTPPDAWPEVAFTPPIPTEFTLRNGARVLVVENHRLPLVSVRVAIAAAGSRADGAKAGLAALTADLLDEGAGARTALELPEELERLGASLTVGAGLDYAQVSLDAMAATLPEALALTADVLMRPRLTADDFGRVKAERLADLALRGDQPTTIARLVFARAVFGGHPYAAPTDGYATTVGALQPADAKKFFRAHYGPSAATIVVVGDVTVADARAVLERTLGGWRQPVAIAKAPPAPVARAPQLVFVDRPDAPQSVVVLGRLGPDVGDPALAADEVINTAIGGSFASRLNTLLREQKGYTYGIGSQFNRAQWAGSWRVFSQVRSDVTVPAIKDALAIVTDAGTTPLPAAELAKAQALIIRGLPQDFETNAQIASAYTNAALDGRPLTYFRDLPGQVSAVTAEQARAGAAAAWRDLTIVVVGDWAAIGAELATLGLPIVRYDVDGNPTK; this is translated from the coding sequence GTGACCCGCGCCGCCGTCATCGCCGCGGTCCTGCTCGGCGCGTGCTGCCCGACGCCGCCCCGGGCGACCGGACCGGTCGTCACCGCGCCGCCGCCGCCGCCCCCGCCCGACGATCCCGGGCCGCCGGCCCCGCCGCCGCTGGCCTGGGACGCGGCGGGGATCGACTGGACCACGCCGCCCGACGCGTGGCCCGAGGTCGCCTTCACGCCGCCGATCCCGACGGAGTTCACGCTGCGCAACGGCGCCCGGGTGCTGGTGGTCGAGAACCATCGCCTGCCGCTGGTGAGCGTGCGCGTCGCGATCGCCGCGGCCGGCAGCCGCGCCGACGGCGCCAAGGCCGGGCTGGCCGCGCTGACCGCCGACCTGCTCGACGAGGGCGCCGGCGCCCGCACCGCGCTCGAGCTGCCCGAGGAGCTCGAGCGGCTGGGCGCGAGCCTGACCGTCGGCGCCGGCCTCGACTACGCCCAGGTCTCGCTCGACGCGATGGCGGCGACCCTGCCCGAGGCGCTGGCGCTGACCGCCGACGTGCTGATGCGGCCGCGCCTGACCGCCGACGACTTCGGCCGCGTCAAGGCCGAGCGCCTCGCCGACCTGGCGCTCCGGGGCGACCAGCCGACCACGATCGCGCGGCTGGTGTTCGCGCGCGCGGTCTTCGGCGGGCACCCCTACGCCGCCCCCACCGACGGCTACGCCACCACCGTCGGGGCGCTGCAGCCGGCCGACGCGAAGAAGTTCTTCCGCGCGCACTACGGCCCCAGCGCCGCCACGATCGTCGTCGTCGGCGACGTCACGGTCGCCGACGCCCGCGCGGTGCTCGAGCGCACGCTCGGCGGCTGGAGGCAGCCGGTCGCGATCGCCAAGGCGCCGCCCGCGCCGGTCGCGCGCGCGCCGCAGCTGGTGTTCGTCGATCGCCCCGACGCGCCCCAGAGCGTGGTCGTGCTCGGCCGGCTCGGCCCCGACGTGGGCGATCCGGCGCTGGCCGCCGACGAGGTCATCAACACCGCGATCGGCGGCAGCTTCGCGTCGCGCCTCAACACCCTGCTGCGCGAGCAGAAGGGCTACACCTACGGCATCGGCTCGCAGTTCAACCGCGCGCAGTGGGCGGGCTCGTGGCGGGTGTTCTCGCAGGTGCGCAGCGACGTGACGGTGCCGGCCATCAAGGACGCGCTCGCGATCGTCACCGACGCCGGGACCACGCCCCTGCCCGCGGCCGAGCTCGCCAAGGCCCAGGCGCTGATCATCCGGGGCCTCCCGCAGGACTTCGAGACCAACGCCCAGATCGCCAGCGCGTACACCAACGCCGCGCTCGACGGCCGCCCGCTCACGTACTTCCGCGACCTGCCCGGGCAGGTGAGCGCGGTCACCGCCGAGCAGGCCCGCGCCGGCGCCGCGGCGGCCTGGCGCGATCTGACGATCGTCGTCGTCGGCGACTGGGCGGCGATCGGCGCCGAGCTGGCGACGCTGGGCCTGCCGATCGTCCGTTACGACGTCGACGGCAACCCGACGAAGTGA
- a CDS encoding c-type cytochrome has protein sequence MRTPPLALCVLVLGGACVDGEPAEPDAAGPDPVAAVLDLPAVTASYRDPLPAHFASPLVRMIDNTPADNPITDDGATLGRVLFYDRALSANGTIACASCHLQAAGFADPEALSRGFDGGHTSRNAMSVSDARFYGNGRFFWDERAATLEEQVLMPIQNPVEMGLTLDELVARVAAAPYYPPLFVRAFGDGEVTSPRIARALAQFARALVSYRARYDVELAAAGDVARPFAGYTAEENLGKDLFLGRAGCATCHLASPPGPGPRANQAVFFIDIATNNGLDATTDVGDTGKGAVTGVARDLGAFKSPSLRNVALTAPYMHDGRFTSLEEVVAHYDTGVQPHPNLDPRLRVPGTGAPRRLGLTSAERAALIAFLFTLTDDALVTDPRFADPFRR, from the coding sequence ATGCGAACCCCTCCTCTCGCGCTCTGTGTCCTGGTCCTCGGTGGTGCGTGCGTCGACGGCGAGCCGGCCGAGCCCGACGCCGCCGGCCCCGATCCCGTCGCCGCGGTGCTCGATCTGCCGGCGGTGACCGCGTCGTACCGCGACCCCCTGCCCGCGCACTTCGCGAGCCCGCTGGTCCGGATGATCGACAACACCCCGGCCGACAACCCGATCACCGACGACGGCGCCACGCTCGGCCGGGTGCTGTTCTACGATCGCGCGCTGTCGGCCAACGGCACGATCGCGTGCGCGAGCTGCCACCTGCAGGCGGCGGGGTTCGCCGATCCCGAGGCGTTGAGCCGCGGCTTCGACGGCGGCCACACCAGCCGCAACGCGATGAGCGTCTCCGACGCGCGCTTCTACGGCAACGGCCGGTTCTTCTGGGACGAGCGGGCCGCGACGCTCGAGGAGCAGGTGCTGATGCCGATCCAGAACCCGGTCGAGATGGGCCTGACGCTCGACGAGCTGGTGGCCCGGGTCGCGGCGGCGCCGTATTACCCGCCGCTGTTCGTGCGCGCGTTCGGCGACGGCGAGGTCACCAGCCCGCGGATCGCCCGGGCGCTGGCCCAGTTCGCGCGGGCGCTGGTGTCGTACCGGGCGCGCTACGACGTCGAGCTGGCCGCCGCCGGCGACGTGGCCCGGCCGTTCGCCGGGTACACCGCCGAGGAGAACCTCGGCAAGGACCTGTTCCTGGGCCGGGCCGGGTGCGCCACCTGCCACCTCGCCAGCCCGCCCGGCCCCGGCCCGCGCGCCAACCAGGCGGTGTTCTTCATCGACATCGCCACCAACAACGGTCTCGACGCCACCACCGACGTCGGCGACACCGGCAAGGGCGCGGTCACCGGCGTCGCGCGCGACCTGGGCGCGTTCAAGTCGCCGTCGCTGCGCAACGTCGCGCTGACCGCGCCGTACATGCACGACGGCCGGTTCACGTCGCTCGAGGAGGTGGTCGCGCACTACGACACCGGCGTGCAGCCGCACCCGAACCTCGATCCGCGCCTGCGCGTGCCCGGCACCGGCGCGCCACGCCGGCTCGGCCTGACCTCGGCCGAGCGCGCGGCGCTGATCGCGTTCCTGTTCACGCTGACCGACGACGCGCTCGTGACCGATCCGCGCTTCGCCGATCCGTTCCGGCGGTGA
- a CDS encoding MATE family efflux transporter, with translation MPAPSARVELAAQARLATPLAAQQVGMVVMGVVDTALLGHHGAAAMAGAGIATGLVFALSCIGTGVIMGLDPLIAQAIGAGDAARTPGLLAAGLRVAVRLGLLLTLVVLATPLVLDLAGVERDVAEAARVYVFARSIGIIPALVQVALRAFLQAHGVTRPMVVAAVVGNVVNALLDWILIFGDAGLADLGLPAIGLPAMGVLGAALATTAVTLAMLAIYAGSTRAVLRALPGAPPDTDPVATERAIVRVGLPIGLQLFAEVGAFALAAVLAGRLGTVPAAAHQVAIQLASVPFAISLGIGAAAATRVGLAVGAGDRAWARRAALVSLGLGALVMSTSALAFVLAPELLAAGFGDRAEVTATAATLIQIAAVFQLSDGAQAIASGALRGAGDTRAAFVANVIGHYAVGLPIALVAAFTLARGAAGLWWGLTAGLTGTAIVLVARLAWLTARPIARAALR, from the coding sequence GTGCCCGCCCCGAGCGCCCGCGTCGAGCTGGCGGCCCAGGCGCGGCTGGCGACGCCGCTGGCGGCGCAGCAGGTCGGCATGGTCGTGATGGGCGTGGTCGACACCGCGCTGCTCGGCCACCACGGCGCCGCGGCGATGGCCGGCGCCGGCATCGCCACCGGCCTGGTGTTCGCGCTGTCGTGCATCGGCACCGGCGTGATCATGGGCCTCGATCCGCTGATCGCCCAGGCCATCGGCGCCGGCGACGCCGCGCGCACGCCGGGGCTGCTGGCGGCCGGGCTGCGGGTGGCGGTGCGGCTGGGCCTGCTCTTGACGCTGGTCGTGCTGGCGACGCCGCTCGTGCTCGACCTCGCGGGCGTCGAGCGCGACGTCGCCGAGGCCGCGCGCGTCTACGTGTTCGCGCGCTCGATCGGGATCATCCCGGCGCTGGTGCAGGTCGCGCTGCGCGCGTTCCTGCAGGCCCACGGCGTCACGCGCCCGATGGTGGTCGCCGCCGTGGTCGGCAACGTCGTCAACGCGCTGCTCGACTGGATCCTGATCTTCGGCGACGCCGGCCTGGCCGACCTGGGCCTGCCGGCGATCGGCCTGCCGGCGATGGGCGTCCTGGGCGCCGCGCTCGCGACCACCGCGGTCACGCTGGCGATGCTGGCGATCTACGCCGGCAGCACCCGCGCGGTGCTGCGCGCGCTGCCGGGGGCGCCGCCCGACACCGACCCGGTCGCGACCGAGCGCGCGATCGTCCGGGTCGGCCTGCCGATCGGCCTGCAGCTGTTCGCCGAGGTCGGCGCGTTCGCGCTGGCCGCGGTGCTGGCCGGGCGCCTGGGCACGGTGCCGGCGGCCGCGCACCAGGTCGCGATCCAGCTCGCCAGCGTGCCGTTCGCGATCTCGCTCGGCATCGGCGCCGCCGCCGCGACCCGGGTCGGCCTCGCGGTCGGCGCCGGCGATCGCGCCTGGGCCCGACGCGCGGCGCTCGTGTCGCTCGGGCTCGGCGCGCTGGTGATGTCGACGTCGGCGCTGGCGTTCGTGCTCGCGCCCGAGCTGCTGGCGGCCGGGTTCGGCGATCGGGCCGAGGTCACCGCGACCGCCGCGACGCTGATCCAGATCGCCGCGGTGTTCCAGCTGTCCGACGGCGCCCAGGCGATCGCGTCGGGCGCGCTGCGCGGCGCCGGCGACACCCGGGCCGCGTTCGTCGCCAACGTGATCGGCCACTACGCGGTCGGGCTGCCGATCGCGCTGGTCGCCGCGTTCACGCTCGCGCGCGGCGCCGCCGGCCTGTGGTGGGGGCTGACCGCCGGGCTCACCGGCACCGCGATCGTGCTGGTGGCGCGGCTGGCGTGGCTGACGGCACGACCGATCGCGCGCGCCGCGCTTCGCTGA
- a CDS encoding cyclic nucleotide-binding domain-containing protein: protein MSQGKKLPVVGGAPAKPPRGGTASAGGWAAFTDNGAAPRVLIAARLIMVLALAATIPTILGVSHGRRILWTVAIAALPLFWVVGGYHVWRRICPLAVVGQLGRLLGRPGTRKVEGWLTRHYLHLQLGLMLVGMSLRLVATNGSTAWLAGFLIVVVVAAAVVSLVFAGKTWCNLICPVGLVEKLYTEPAPRAAGAVEPTSQCAPCVACKKHCPDIDLEQGYWKEMPETEVRGRRLAYFAWPGIVSAFYVYYYLVAETWDYYFTGVWAYEDDQASRWLDPGFYFAHGIPRVAAAPLTLVAGGALSFGLFATVERLWCRLAARALPADASDEARAESRRVIRHRLLAVAGFAAINAFYFFAGQPSLARLPSWVVHGWGVVVVFATAAIFFRRARRRESEHVQERFAQKILRKWEWGDAPPSDDLKDIYLLHNERTKQREARLRAYKETVRELVADGLVTRSELVILDSLRAQLGVSDKDHAKILAELSAEERQLFDPAYQGSVELRLKSQQYQKALERLVIEAASAGVAPSEAALAALAGDHGVSGADAAAARARVLGPDGPISALVADEIRAIERLAAAARAAHAEDTIGHESATLRFVAHTARWRGSARAVRALGLLAALAQRDELGAARAAIEAKPATAPTVVFGLRGAAPDAQVLPLHAALEALWLGAPEPLTRAPLLAVLDDASRYLRAAVVIVLSRFDDDDARTALIAAMDDTDAMVRQAAVRALGSRARLTRELLQKALADREPKVRQAAVRAVAGTSSGEYPAADAGALAQTVRGVGNAGVYATLDANARVETLTEIERLMLLRQVPMFAELAPDDLDDIAAVVVEHNLQPGGDVCKEGEAGDAVYLLVKGKVRVFTGGGDRPERTLSELGPGACIGEMAVFDAAPRSATVRALERTRLLIVPGREFKDLLVERPAISTAIIAELVRRMRGMMAG from the coding sequence ATGAGCCAGGGCAAGAAGCTCCCCGTCGTCGGCGGCGCGCCCGCGAAGCCGCCCCGGGGCGGCACGGCCAGCGCCGGCGGATGGGCGGCGTTCACCGACAACGGCGCCGCGCCGCGGGTGCTGATCGCCGCGCGCCTGATCATGGTGCTCGCGCTGGCGGCGACGATCCCGACGATCCTCGGCGTCAGCCACGGCCGGCGCATCCTGTGGACCGTCGCGATCGCCGCGCTGCCGCTGTTCTGGGTGGTCGGCGGCTATCACGTCTGGCGGCGCATCTGCCCGCTCGCGGTGGTCGGCCAGCTCGGCCGGCTGCTCGGCCGCCCCGGCACCCGCAAGGTCGAGGGCTGGCTGACGCGCCACTACCTGCACCTCCAGCTCGGCCTGATGCTGGTCGGCATGTCGCTGCGCCTGGTCGCGACCAACGGCAGCACCGCGTGGTTGGCCGGGTTCCTGATCGTGGTCGTGGTCGCGGCCGCGGTGGTCAGCCTCGTGTTCGCCGGCAAGACCTGGTGCAACCTGATCTGCCCGGTCGGCCTGGTCGAGAAGCTCTACACCGAGCCGGCGCCGCGCGCGGCCGGGGCGGTCGAGCCGACCTCGCAGTGCGCGCCGTGCGTCGCGTGCAAGAAGCACTGCCCCGACATCGATCTCGAGCAGGGCTACTGGAAGGAGATGCCCGAGACCGAGGTCCGCGGCCGCCGGCTGGCGTACTTCGCGTGGCCCGGCATCGTCTCGGCGTTCTACGTCTACTACTACCTGGTCGCCGAGACCTGGGACTACTACTTCACCGGGGTCTGGGCGTACGAGGACGACCAGGCGTCGCGCTGGCTCGATCCCGGCTTCTACTTCGCCCACGGCATCCCGCGGGTGGCGGCGGCGCCGCTGACGCTCGTCGCCGGCGGCGCGCTGTCGTTCGGGCTGTTCGCGACCGTCGAGCGGCTGTGGTGCCGGCTGGCCGCGCGCGCGCTGCCGGCCGACGCGTCCGACGAGGCCCGCGCCGAGTCGCGGCGAGTGATCCGCCACCGGCTGCTGGCGGTCGCGGGCTTCGCCGCGATCAACGCGTTCTACTTCTTCGCCGGCCAGCCCAGCCTGGCGCGCCTGCCGAGCTGGGTCGTCCACGGCTGGGGCGTGGTCGTGGTGTTCGCGACCGCCGCGATCTTCTTCCGGCGCGCGCGGCGCCGCGAGTCCGAGCACGTCCAGGAGCGGTTCGCGCAGAAGATCCTGCGCAAGTGGGAGTGGGGCGACGCGCCGCCGTCGGACGACCTCAAGGACATCTACCTGCTGCACAACGAGCGCACCAAGCAGCGCGAGGCGCGGCTGCGGGCCTACAAGGAGACCGTGCGCGAGCTGGTCGCCGACGGGCTCGTGACCAGGAGCGAGCTGGTGATCCTCGACAGCCTCCGGGCCCAGCTCGGGGTCAGCGACAAGGACCACGCCAAGATCCTGGCCGAGCTGTCGGCCGAGGAGCGGCAGCTGTTCGATCCGGCCTACCAGGGCTCGGTCGAGCTGCGGCTCAAGAGCCAGCAGTACCAGAAGGCGCTCGAGCGGCTGGTGATCGAGGCGGCGAGCGCGGGCGTCGCGCCCAGCGAGGCGGCGCTGGCGGCGCTGGCCGGCGATCACGGCGTGAGCGGCGCCGACGCCGCGGCCGCGCGCGCCCGGGTGCTGGGCCCCGACGGGCCGATCAGCGCGCTGGTCGCCGACGAGATCCGCGCGATCGAGCGCCTGGCCGCCGCCGCGCGCGCGGCCCACGCCGAGGACACCATCGGCCACGAGTCGGCGACGTTGCGGTTCGTCGCGCACACCGCGCGCTGGCGCGGCAGCGCCCGGGCGGTGCGGGCCCTGGGCCTCCTGGCGGCGCTGGCGCAGCGCGACGAGCTCGGCGCCGCGCGGGCCGCGATCGAGGCCAAGCCGGCGACCGCGCCGACCGTGGTGTTCGGGCTGCGCGGCGCCGCGCCCGACGCGCAGGTGCTGCCGCTGCACGCCGCGCTCGAGGCGCTGTGGCTGGGCGCGCCCGAGCCGCTGACGCGGGCGCCGCTGCTGGCGGTGCTCGACGACGCGTCGCGCTACCTGCGCGCGGCGGTGGTCATCGTGCTGTCGCGGTTCGACGACGACGACGCCCGGACCGCGCTGATCGCGGCGATGGACGACACCGACGCGATGGTGCGCCAGGCCGCGGTCCGGGCGCTGGGTTCGCGCGCGCGCCTGACCCGCGAGCTCTTGCAGAAGGCCCTGGCCGATCGCGAGCCCAAGGTCCGCCAGGCCGCGGTCCGGGCGGTCGCCGGCACCAGCTCCGGCGAGTACCCGGCCGCCGACGCCGGGGCCCTGGCCCAGACCGTGCGCGGCGTCGGCAACGCCGGCGTCTACGCGACGCTCGACGCCAACGCCCGGGTCGAGACCCTGACCGAGATCGAGCGCCTGATGCTCCTGCGCCAGGTGCCGATGTTCGCCGAGCTGGCGCCGGACGATCTCGACGACATCGCCGCGGTCGTGGTCGAGCACAACCTGCAGCCCGGCGGCGACGTGTGCAAGGAGGGCGAGGCCGGCGACGCGGTCTACCTGCTGGTGAAGGGCAAGGTCCGGGTGTTCACCGGCGGCGGCGACCGGCCCGAGCGGACGCTGTCAGAGCTGGGCCCGGGCGCCTGCATCGGCGAGATGGCGGTGTTCGACGCCGCGCCGCGCTCGGCCACGGTCCGCGCGCTCGAGCGGACCCGGCTGCTGATCGTCCCTGGGCGCGAGTTCAAGGACCTGCTGGTCGAGCGTCCAGCGATCTCGACCGCGATCATCGCCGAGCTGGTCCGGCGGATGCGCGGGATGATGGCCGGTTGA
- a CDS encoding insulinase family protein — MRTLLPCAIAVALTAAPAAADLKVEEPAPRLPIVHYRLANGLEVILQPDLTVTSAMVEVWYHVGSKDEVVGKTGFAHLFEHLMFEGSKHVGEGAFDVLLESAGGWNNGTTNNDRTNYFEQVPGNQLPLALWLEADRMAGLWDAMNADVLTNQRDVVKNERRQSYENRPYGRASLLITQALWPKGHGNWNLTIGTMADLDAASLADVEAFWRTYYRPSNATLLVAGRFDVATTRAQIDQLFGWMPTLPAPPRRTLDAPVTPLPQPIALATTDRVAVPKVIVTMRAPEANGPGLTDLEVAAQILGGGKTSRLYKRLVWKDRLATDVYASVNPQFLGSEFEIAATARPGVTAAQLQAALADELRAFTAAPPTAAEVERARRVLEVSLLSTLENLASRINQLADWAAYTGDPDHLDEVQAELAAVTPASVAAAAGQWLRLEAAVTMVVTPEPTAPTTPATGGVK, encoded by the coding sequence ATGCGAACGCTCCTCCCCTGCGCGATCGCGGTCGCGTTGACCGCGGCCCCGGCCGCCGCCGATCTGAAGGTCGAGGAGCCCGCGCCGCGGCTGCCGATCGTGCACTACCGCCTGGCCAACGGGCTCGAGGTCATCCTCCAGCCCGACCTCACGGTCACCAGCGCGATGGTCGAGGTCTGGTACCACGTCGGCAGCAAGGACGAGGTCGTCGGCAAGACCGGCTTCGCGCACCTGTTCGAGCACCTGATGTTCGAGGGCTCGAAGCACGTCGGCGAGGGCGCGTTCGACGTGCTGCTCGAGAGCGCCGGCGGCTGGAACAACGGCACCACCAACAACGATCGCACCAACTACTTCGAGCAGGTGCCGGGCAACCAGCTGCCGCTGGCGCTGTGGCTCGAGGCCGATCGCATGGCCGGGCTGTGGGACGCGATGAACGCCGACGTGCTCACCAACCAGCGCGACGTGGTCAAGAACGAGCGCCGGCAGAGCTACGAGAACCGGCCCTACGGCCGCGCCAGCCTGCTGATCACCCAGGCGCTGTGGCCCAAGGGCCACGGCAACTGGAACCTGACGATCGGGACGATGGCGGATCTCGACGCCGCCAGCCTCGCCGACGTCGAGGCGTTCTGGCGCACGTACTACCGGCCGTCGAACGCGACCTTGCTGGTGGCCGGGCGCTTCGACGTCGCCACCACCCGCGCCCAGATCGACCAGCTGTTCGGGTGGATGCCGACCCTGCCGGCGCCGCCCCGGCGCACGCTCGACGCGCCGGTGACGCCGCTGCCGCAGCCGATCGCGCTCGCGACCACCGATCGGGTCGCGGTGCCCAAGGTGATCGTGACGATGCGGGCGCCCGAGGCCAACGGCCCGGGCCTGACCGATCTCGAGGTCGCGGCGCAGATCCTCGGCGGCGGCAAGACCAGCCGCCTCTACAAGCGCCTGGTCTGGAAGGACCGCCTCGCCACCGACGTCTACGCCTCCGTCAACCCGCAGTTCCTCGGCAGCGAGTTCGAGATCGCCGCGACCGCGCGCCCGGGCGTCACCGCCGCGCAGCTCCAGGCCGCGCTCGCCGACGAGCTGCGCGCGTTCACGGCGGCGCCGCCGACCGCGGCCGAGGTCGAGCGGGCCCGGCGCGTGCTCGAGGTCAGCCTGCTGTCGACCCTCGAGAACCTGGCCAGCCGGATCAACCAGCTCGCCGACTGGGCCGCCTACACCGGCGATCCCGATCACCTCGACGAGGTCCAGGCCGAGCTGGCCGCGGTCACGCCGGCGTCGGTCGCGGCCGCCGCGGGCCAGTGGCTGCGGCTCGAGGCCGCGGTGACGATGGTGGTCACGCCCGAGCCGACCGCGCCGACCACGCCGGCGACCGGAGGGGTCAAGTGA
- the tkt gene encoding transketolase, whose product MTEPDVVALAINTIRTLSIDAIQRANSGHPGLPMGAAPMAYTVWQRHLVVDPAAPHWPDRDRFVLSAGHGSMLLYSLLHLAGFELPMAELQAFRQWGSRTPGHPEFGHTAGVEATTGPLGQGHANAVGMAIAERFSAQLWNRPGHTIVDHHTFALISDGDVVEGVAMEAASLAGHLGLGKLICLWDDNRITLDGPASLTMSEDVGARYAALGWQVLRVDDGDHDVEAIDRAVAEAKADTARPTLICVRTTIGFGSPKKAGSSWAHGSPLGTDEVAASKRALGWDPEAQFLVPDAVRAHFAAIAARGAAARADWEGRFAAWRAAFPELAAQYDTAQRGELPAGWADGLPTWKLGDAVATRIASGKCMVHLAAQVPWLFGGDADLGGSTKTIVPGGDWSAAGGGRNLRYGIREHAMGAIVNGFAYHGGVRGFAATFFVFSDYMRPAVRLAALSHLPATYVWTHDSIGVGEDGPTHQPVEHLMALRAIPNLWVMRPCDANETARAWQAAMERTDGPVGLVLSRQDLTVVAPVDAPVARGGYVLREADGAPQVIVIATGSEMGIALAAQATLAADGVPTRVVSLPCWELFVAQDPAYRDAVLPPSVRARVAVEAGVSFGWGDLIGSAGRVVGLDRFGASAPGEVLMDKLGFTAEAVVAAARASLAAAG is encoded by the coding sequence GTGACCGAGCCCGACGTCGTCGCCCTGGCCATCAACACCATCCGCACGCTGTCGATCGACGCGATCCAGCGCGCCAACAGCGGCCATCCGGGGCTGCCGATGGGCGCCGCGCCCATGGCCTACACCGTGTGGCAGCGCCACCTGGTCGTCGACCCGGCGGCGCCGCACTGGCCCGATCGCGATCGGTTCGTGCTGTCGGCCGGCCACGGCTCGATGCTCCTGTACTCGCTCCTGCACCTCGCCGGCTTCGAGCTGCCGATGGCCGAGCTGCAGGCGTTCCGGCAGTGGGGCTCGCGCACGCCCGGCCACCCCGAGTTCGGCCACACCGCCGGGGTCGAGGCGACGACCGGGCCGCTGGGGCAGGGCCACGCCAACGCGGTCGGCATGGCGATCGCCGAGCGCTTCTCGGCGCAGCTGTGGAACCGCCCCGGCCACACGATCGTCGATCACCACACGTTCGCGCTGATCTCCGACGGCGACGTCGTCGAGGGCGTGGCCATGGAGGCGGCCAGCCTGGCCGGCCACCTCGGCCTCGGCAAGCTGATCTGCCTGTGGGACGACAACCGGATCACGCTCGACGGGCCCGCGTCGCTGACGATGAGCGAGGACGTCGGCGCGCGCTACGCGGCGCTGGGCTGGCAGGTGCTGCGGGTCGACGACGGCGATCACGACGTCGAGGCGATCGATCGCGCGGTCGCCGAGGCCAAGGCCGACACGGCGCGGCCGACGCTGATCTGCGTGCGCACGACGATCGGCTTCGGCTCGCCCAAGAAGGCCGGCTCGTCGTGGGCCCACGGCTCGCCGCTGGGCACCGACGAGGTCGCCGCCAGCAAGCGCGCGCTCGGCTGGGACCCCGAGGCGCAGTTCCTGGTGCCCGACGCGGTGCGCGCGCACTTCGCGGCGATCGCGGCCCGCGGCGCCGCGGCCCGCGCCGACTGGGAGGGCCGGTTCGCGGCGTGGCGCGCGGCGTTCCCCGAGCTGGCCGCGCAGTACGACACCGCGCAGCGCGGCGAGCTGCCGGCCGGCTGGGCCGACGGCCTGCCGACCTGGAAGCTCGGCGACGCGGTCGCGACCCGGATCGCGTCGGGCAAGTGCATGGTCCACCTCGCGGCCCAGGTGCCGTGGCTGTTCGGCGGCGACGCCGACCTCGGCGGCTCGACCAAGACGATCGTCCCCGGCGGCGACTGGTCGGCGGCCGGCGGCGGCCGCAACCTGCGCTACGGCATCCGCGAGCACGCGATGGGCGCGATCGTCAACGGCTTCGCCTACCACGGCGGCGTGCGCGGCTTCGCGGCGACGTTCTTCGTGTTCAGCGACTACATGCGGCCGGCGGTGCGGCTGGCCGCGCTCAGCCACCTGCCGGCGACGTACGTGTGGACCCACGACTCGATCGGCGTCGGCGAGGACGGCCCGACCCACCAGCCGGTCGAGCACCTGATGGCGCTGCGCGCGATCCCGAACCTGTGGGTCATGCGGCCGTGCGACGCCAACGAGACCGCGCGCGCGTGGCAGGCCGCGATGGAGCGCACCGACGGGCCGGTCGGTCTGGTGCTGTCGCGCCAGGACCTGACCGTGGTCGCGCCGGTCGACGCGCCGGTCGCGCGCGGCGGCTACGTGCTGCGCGAGGCCGACGGCGCGCCGCAGGTCATCGTCATCGCGACCGGCTCGGAGATGGGCATCGCGCTCGCCGCCCAGGCGACCTTGGCCGCCGACGGCGTGCCGACCCGCGTGGTGTCGCTGCCGTGCTGGGAGCTGTTCGTGGCCCAGGACCCGGCCTACCGCGACGCGGTGCTGCCGCCGTCGGTGCGGGCCCGGGTCGCGGTCGAGGCCGGCGTGTCGTTCGGCTGGGGCGATCTGATCGGCAGCGCCGGCCGCGTCGTCGGGCTCGATCGCTTCGGCGCCTCGGCGCCGGGCGAGGTCCTGATGGACAAGCTCGGCTTCACCGCCGAGGCCGTCGTCGCCGCCGCCCGCGCGTCGCTCGCCGCCGCCGGCTGA